One Heterodontus francisci isolate sHetFra1 chromosome 13, sHetFra1.hap1, whole genome shotgun sequence genomic window, tgcagagtgagacccccgtaatcccccctcctccctttaggaatgcagagtgagacccccgtaatcccccctcctccctttaggaatgcagagtgagacccccgtaatcccccctcctccctttaggaatgcagagtgagacccctgtaatcccccctcctccttttaggaatgcagagtgagacccctgtaatcccccctccaccctttaggaatgcagagtgagacccctgtaatcccccctcctccttttaggaatgcagagtgagacccccgtaatcccccctcctccctttaggaatgcagagtgagacccctgtaatcccccctcctccttttaggaatgcagagtgagacccctgtaatcccccctcctccctttaggaatgcagagtgagacccctgtaatcccccctcctccttttaggaatgcagagtgagacccccgtaatcccccctcctccctttaggaatgcagagtgagacccctgtaatcccccctcctccttttaggaatgcagagtgagacccctgtaatcccccctccaccctttaggaatgcagagtgagacccctgtaatcccccctccaccctttaggaatgcagagtgagacccccgtaatcccccctcctccctttaggaatgcagagtgagacccctgtaatcccccctcctccctttaggaatgcagagtgagacccctgtaatcccccctcctccttttaggaatgcagagtgagacccctgtaatcccccctcctccttttaggaatgcagagtgagacccctgtaatcccccctccaccctttaggaatgcagagtgagacccccgtaatcccccctcctccctttaggaatgcagagtgagacccccgtaatcccccctcctccctttaggaatgcagagtgagacccctgtaatcccccctcctccttttaggaatgcagagtgagacccctgtaatcccccctccaccctttaggaatgcagagtgagacccccgtaatcccccctcctccctttaggaatgcagagtgagacccccgtaatcccccctcctccctttaggaatgcagagtgagacccctgtaatcccccctcctccttttaggaatgcagagtgagacccccgtaatcccccctcctccctttaggaatgcagagtgagacccccgtaatcccccctcctccctttaggaatgcagagtgagacccccgtaatcccccctcctccctttaggaatgcagagtgagacccctgtgatgccccctcctccctttaggaatgcagagtgagacccctgtaatcccccctcctccctttaggaatgcagagtgagacccccgtaatcccccctcctcctttttaggaatgcagagtgagatccccataatccctcctcctccctttaggaatgcagagtgagacccccgtaatcccccctcctccctttaggaatgcagagtgagacccctgtaatcccccctcctccctttaggaatgcagagtgagacccctgtaatccctcctcctccctttaggactgcagagtgagacccccataatcccccctcctccctttaggaatgcagagtgagacccctgtaatcccccctcctccctttaggaatgcagagtgagacccctgtaatcccccctcctccctttaggaatgcagagtgagacccccgtaatcccccctcctccctttaggactgcagagtgagacccctgaaaagaaactttcCTTCTGCCGCGAAACTTTCTGCCTCTGTGGACTCACCGATTGGGACCGGCACGGCACGTGATGGTGGCCCATTCatcgaaaaatccggcagtgtcagtggagaggcggcgagCTGCATCATCAGCAAAGATAAGTACCTTTAACTGTATGCTActtgtggtgccgccgccatgcggcagggggctgcaccgaggtcctacCGCCACCGGTAACATCTGGCGGGCCTTCTTGACATCGTGGGTCAAGGTGGGCCTCGCCCCTCAGCATTTTGCCAgaacccacggcatcgaggggaAGGTAAAATTCAGCTTCCTATGTCTAATCACTcatcatagcaaaaccacctgggccttcctttggttccaggtgttaaaaatggcAACCAaatttgcattttagagcccctggctccctgtttgcaATCTGAGAGtatgggagagtgaaacccattgtcctttaggtgttataaccttgcaccctgctttcaaaagtgtctttgatctgggttccttgttctcatggcaaccaaggcttgtctctgggcagattttgtatgaggtcacatgtttcctctgaCTATCCATTTTACAgtacattaaagatcacagttttaaaaACATGACCATACCACATAGTCCAGCATTCAGAACAGTGCTTCACATGTAAGCCACTCCAGGTCGGGGCAGATTCACCTCCCCTCAAAGTGGGTGGCGTtcttgcctctgaggcagaagATTGAGGGTGCAAGTGTCACTCTAGAGACTTgtgcccataatctaggctgacactccagcgcagtactgcgacagtgctgcattgtcggatttAAATGAGACTTTAAGCTATGGTCAGCCCTcttagttggatgtaaaagatcccatgatattacgtgaagaagaggggagggggggggggggggcgttaaccccttggtgtccaggccaatatttataccacaaccaacaacagtttaaaaaaaagattgtgggagcttgctatgcacaaactggctgcctcaTTTCATaacacaacattgactacacttaaaaaatacTTGGTAAAGAATTGTGAAATGTTCCGCGGTTGTGAAAAATTGCGAGGTCTATTTCCATGGCTTCTTTCTTGATCAGTAGTAACCAGTGGGTTGGTCAGTTTCTGGTACCAGCTCATACATTACCAGATATTTGACTATGACTCATTTTCATAGCTGATTAGACTGAGAGCAGGAGTGAAAAGGAAAAGGAATGTCTCGGTGGATCAATGTGGAGAATCTAGATCAGTTTGAGTTCAGAGAGAGGGTGAGGCTACTTTCCAGGCAGCTCTGAGGCCTTTCATTGACTTGTCTTGGAGGTGGGGAACGGGGGAACTTGTCATGTCCTCAGTCCTCGTGAAACATCAACAACTTCCTAAAATAAACCCAAGGGAAGTGAAGTCTTATTCGCTGCCTTAGAGAACCCGGAACAAACGGGTTGAGCAGGAACAATCGGAGTGAAGCTGACCGATCACCCGCTATTCAACCGGGAGAGGAATATCCTTCAGCCGAGCCTGAATATGGGGACAGGGAGAATGGGCTTGTTCCTGCTCTTGACAGTTCTCCAACCCGGGACAGTGCAGGGGGAAGTGGTCCGGGATTTCGATAAATGCAACTGGTTCTTTCAGAACAAGATCCCACCGCAGGGATTCTCCATGAGAAACCGGCTCCGAATCTGCCAGCGCTATAAGAACCACTATCACTATGCGACCCTGTACAGGACAGACCAGAGAATCCCGGTCTATTCCGCTTACAGGTATCCCTGCTCCATGGGCGAGAGTGAAGGTTACAGACCCAGTCCCTGGTTCCATGAACCCCAGGTAAAGAGGCCCCAGACCAGTCTGGGTACATCTGTTCGAGGTGTTACTGTGCGTTGTACCAAACATGGACCTGACAACAAGATGAAACTTTAGGAGATTGAAGTCTGCTGCATTGCTTCAAAATAATCGAGCAAGAACTCTGTTTCTGACTCTGAGCCAACTCTGCAGCCATGCAAAACCCTGGGCTCCATTCCAGCTCACCAACTTTGTACAGCAGGGAGCTCTGCACATACCTGCTAGCACTGCTTTATCTCATAATAGAGTGAGAAGGGGTAGAATATTCTCATTCTAAATTAAGGATAAAttttgcagtgtatcttgtatattccCATTTTCTTCACCCTGACCATTGGcagccacaccttcagctgcctgggccctaatctctggaattccctccctaaacctctcaacctctgtttcctccttaaagatgctccttaaTACTCTTGGCCTTTGGCCCAATATGTCTTtatgtgttccgaagaagggtcactgacccgaaacgttaactctgcttctctttccacagatgctgccagacctgctgagtgattccagcatttcttgtttttatgtcttcATGTGGCTTGTTATGGAActattgtctgataacactcccatGAAGCACTTACATGTCCATGTAGTGTGAAACTAGACTGGTACATCAGAGAGTCTCCAATACTCTTTGTTGTCAGCTCACATACAGAGTCTgaatttacccccccccccccccccccccccattgtgtaGCTGAGACCACTTTGCACTGACACTAAACTTACAGTGTGACCTTTTTTAAAAtcattcttaggatgtgggtgtcgctggcaggaccagcattgattgcccatccctaattgcccttgagaaggtggtggtgagctgccttcttgaaccgctgcagtccatgtggggtaggtacacccacaatgctgttaggaagggtgttccaggattttgacccagcgacagtgaaagaacggcgataagtCTCAGAGGGGTATGTGTACCCATGGGATGTGCCCTCAACCAATGGGGCAGTCTCAAAGGCTTATTTAACAAGTTCGCCGTCCTGGAACAGAGGTTTGCCTGGCAGGAAGACATATCGGGAATTGGGTACGATTTTCCAGGGTTTTGGAATGGAAATTATGAAGGGGAGTGGGTTAATTTCTTGATTTGCATTCCCATTTAATGAGACAAAAAAAGAGTAGAGCTGTTATTTTGTCACAAAAAAGACAACAGGTTCACTAACTTCCTTTAGGGAAGTGACCTGCCATATCTAATCAAGGTGAGACATCGAGTCTTTGCAGTAGCCTCGCACTGTCCTCTGATGTGACCTTTTGAGCCATTCAGTTGTAAAAGCAATTGTTGGAGAATCAGCTCCACCACTATCTGTTATGGGCAACTCAGGATGGGCAATGAATACCACCTTGCCCATGTTACCCACATCCCTCGAACAAAAATAAAGCAATGTGAGGTTGGCAATGCATGCACTGGGCTGTGGCTCttgaacattaggaacaggaggaggccattcagcccctccagtccttTCCACCATTCTATGAGATCATGGCTGGTTCAAGAACAATCTTCAAAATTTGCTGCCTGCCTAGGTATATTGATTACAATGAATACATTGTGAAGTTTTAATTTTCCTAACACTTTAATTTACATTGATTGCAGATCGATGATCAAAACGCTCCAGGTAAAATGAGAAGCAGTAGTGTAGATTCCAGTAACAAGCAGGCGACGGATAAGGACTACCAGGACTCGGGCTATGACCGGGGCCATCTCTACCCTTTTGCACTGAATGAGAAGGACAGCGCCACAGCCACATGTACCCTCACTAACGCAGTCCCTGAGGAGCATGGGGCCAACGTCAACTGGTATCAGGAGGCAGAAGCCATTGCTGAGAAGCTGGCACGTATATGCCACAAGTCCGGCCGGTCGCTGTATCTCGTGACGGGCGCTGCCAACCCCACAGGGCCCAAAATGAACAATAGGGTCTCGGTGCCTAGACTAGTCTGGACGGCTGTTTGCTGCACCTTCCCAAGGGGCCTGAACAATGATCCCTGTCTAAAGGACAATGTGGGATCAGAGGGGCAGGATGTACTGACATACAATAGTGACTTTTCCTTTGCATTCATGAAGCAAATGAAAC contains:
- the LOC137376616 gene encoding endonuclease domain-containing 1 protein-like, whose protein sequence is MGTGRMGLFLLLTVLQPGTVQGEVVRDFDKCNWFFQNKIPPQGFSMRNRLRICQRYKNHYHYATLYRTDQRIPVYSAYRYPCSMGESEGYRPSPWFHEPQIDDQNAPGKMRSSSVDSSNKQATDKDYQDSGYDRGHLYPFALNEKDSATATCTLTNAVPEEHGANVNWYQEAEAIAEKLARICHKSGRSLYLVTGAANPTGPKMNNRVSVPRLVWTAVCCTFPRGLNNDPCLKDNVGSEGQDVLTYNSDFSFAFMKQMKPEQNTKHMTVRQLQKKLKVGMIFDSCKGTSESNAEQTFKEVEGLIQDKIINPVNNTGSSPLQPFGYDVAVGIFQFIYYKFMVPGQATVQAVSNGMVEVAKTIIPVFLGVVTVVGVLIVNVLSILINNTGCLALANS